The following proteins are encoded in a genomic region of Stutzerimonas stutzeri:
- the relA gene encoding GTP diphosphokinase, protein MVQVRALQPINTDGSINLEGWLDHVLGMDPALDRDALKQACEFARAAEQQANAAQNLWSEGTSSYQTGLEIAEILADLKLDQDSLVAAVIYRGVREGKIQLAEVHQLFGPVVAKLIEGVLRMAAISASLNPRESLVLGTQTQVENLRKMLVAMVDDVRVALIKLAERTCAIRAVKNADDDKRHRVAREVFDIYAPLAHRLGIGHIKWELEDLSFRYLEPEQYKQIAQLLHERRLDREQYIQNVVQQLKDELTATGIHPEIDGRAKHIYSIWRKMQKKGLQFSQIYDVRAVRVLVPEIRDCYTALGIVHTLWRHIPKEFDDYIANPKENGYRSLHTAVLGPEGKVLEVQIRTHAMHEEAELGVCAHWRYKGTDVNSSSNHYEEKIAWLRQVLEWHEELGDIGGLADQLRVDIEPDRVYVFTPDGHAIDLPKGATPLDFAYRVHTEIGHNCRGAKINGRIVPLNYSLQTGEQVEIITSKHGSPSRDWLNPNLGYITTSRSRAKIVHWFKLQARDQNVAAGKALLERELGRLDLPPVDFDKLAEKANLKTAEDMFAALGAGDLRLAQLVNHAQQLVEPDGHAADQLELIPRRPTSTKPGKRGDVQIQGVGNLLTQMAGCCQPLPGDPIVGYITLGRGVSIHRQDCASVLQLAGREPERIIQVSWGPIPEKTYPVDITIRAYDRSGLLRDVSQILLNERINVLAVNTRSNKEDSTAQMTLTIEIPGLDALGRLLSRISQLPNIIEAKRQRTT, encoded by the coding sequence ATGGTCCAGGTCAGAGCGCTTCAGCCGATCAATACCGACGGCAGTATCAATCTCGAAGGCTGGCTCGATCATGTGCTGGGGATGGACCCGGCACTCGACCGCGACGCACTCAAACAGGCCTGCGAGTTCGCCCGAGCGGCGGAGCAGCAGGCTAACGCGGCGCAGAATCTGTGGAGCGAAGGCACGTCCAGCTACCAGACAGGCCTGGAAATCGCCGAGATTCTGGCCGATCTCAAACTCGATCAGGACAGCCTGGTGGCCGCGGTGATCTACCGAGGCGTGCGCGAGGGCAAGATCCAGCTGGCCGAGGTGCATCAGCTGTTTGGCCCGGTGGTCGCCAAGCTGATCGAAGGGGTGCTGCGCATGGCCGCCATCAGCGCCAGCCTCAACCCACGCGAGTCGCTGGTGCTGGGCACCCAGACCCAGGTGGAAAACCTGCGCAAGATGCTGGTGGCGATGGTCGATGACGTGCGCGTCGCGCTGATCAAGCTGGCCGAGCGCACCTGTGCCATCCGTGCGGTGAAGAACGCCGACGACGACAAGCGCCATCGCGTGGCCCGCGAAGTCTTCGACATCTATGCGCCGCTGGCCCATCGCCTGGGCATCGGTCACATCAAATGGGAGCTGGAGGATTTGTCCTTCCGCTACCTCGAGCCCGAGCAGTACAAGCAGATCGCCCAGTTGCTGCACGAGCGGCGGCTGGACCGCGAGCAGTACATCCAGAACGTCGTGCAACAGCTCAAGGACGAACTGACCGCCACCGGCATCCATCCGGAAATCGACGGCCGTGCCAAGCACATCTATTCGATCTGGCGGAAAATGCAGAAGAAAGGTCTGCAGTTCAGCCAGATCTACGACGTTCGCGCCGTGCGCGTGCTGGTGCCGGAAATCCGCGACTGCTACACGGCGCTGGGTATCGTGCACACCCTGTGGAGGCACATTCCCAAGGAATTCGACGACTACATCGCCAACCCCAAGGAAAACGGCTACCGCTCGCTGCACACCGCCGTGTTGGGGCCGGAAGGCAAGGTGCTGGAAGTGCAGATCCGCACCCACGCCATGCACGAGGAAGCCGAACTGGGTGTTTGCGCGCATTGGCGCTACAAGGGCACCGACGTCAACTCCAGCTCCAACCACTATGAAGAGAAGATCGCCTGGCTGCGTCAGGTGCTCGAATGGCACGAAGAGCTGGGTGACATCGGCGGGCTGGCCGACCAGCTGCGCGTCGACATCGAGCCGGACCGCGTCTACGTGTTCACCCCGGACGGGCACGCCATCGACCTGCCCAAAGGCGCCACGCCGCTGGATTTCGCGTACCGCGTGCACACCGAAATCGGCCACAACTGCCGCGGCGCCAAGATCAACGGGCGCATCGTGCCGCTCAACTACAGCCTGCAGACCGGCGAGCAGGTCGAGATCATCACCAGCAAGCACGGCTCGCCCAGTCGCGACTGGCTGAACCCGAACCTCGGCTACATCACTACCTCGCGCTCGCGGGCGAAGATCGTCCACTGGTTCAAACTGCAGGCCCGCGACCAGAACGTCGCGGCCGGCAAGGCGCTGCTCGAGCGTGAGCTGGGGCGTCTCGACCTGCCACCGGTGGACTTCGACAAGCTGGCCGAAAAGGCCAACCTGAAGACCGCCGAAGACATGTTCGCCGCGCTCGGTGCCGGAGACCTGCGCCTGGCCCAGCTGGTCAACCATGCCCAGCAGCTGGTGGAGCCGGATGGTCATGCGGCCGATCAGCTCGAGCTGATCCCGCGTCGACCCACCAGCACCAAGCCGGGCAAGCGGGGCGATGTGCAGATCCAGGGCGTCGGCAACCTGCTGACGCAGATGGCCGGCTGCTGCCAGCCGCTGCCGGGCGACCCCATCGTTGGCTACATCACGCTGGGTCGTGGCGTCAGCATCCATCGCCAGGATTGCGCCTCGGTGCTGCAACTGGCCGGGCGCGAGCCGGAACGCATCATCCAGGTCAGCTGGGGGCCCATTCCGGAAAAAACCTACCCGGTTGACATCACCATCCGTGCCTACGACCGTTCCGGCCTGCTGCGCGATGTCTCGCAGATCCTGCTTAACGAGCGGATCAACGTGCTGGCCGTCAACACCCGCTCGAACAAGGAAGACAGCACCGCCCAGATGACGCTGACCATCGAGATACCCGGGCTGGACGCCCTGGGACGGCTGCTGAGCCGCATCTCTCAGTTGCCCAATATCATCGAAGCCAAACGCCAGCGCACCACCTGA
- the cysM gene encoding cysteine synthase CysM has protein sequence MTIQYPTIADCVGNTPLVRLQRLPGETSNTILVKLEGNNPAGSVKDRPALSMIARAEARGDIKPGDTLIEATSGNTGIALAMAAAIKGYKFVLIMPDNSSAERKAAMTAYGAELILVSKEEGMEGARDLAVKMAAEGRGKVLDQFANGDNPEAHYSSTGPELWQQTAGSITHFVSSMGTTGTIMGVSRYLKEQNPDIQIIGLQPMEGASIPGIRRWPQEYLPKIYQSERVDRIVDMSQDEAERVMRRLAREEGIFCGVSSGGAVAAALRLSQEVENAVIVAIICDRGDRYLSTGVYDEPN, from the coding sequence ATGACAATTCAGTACCCGACCATTGCCGATTGCGTCGGCAACACGCCCCTGGTTCGCTTGCAGCGTCTGCCGGGCGAAACCAGCAATACCATCCTGGTCAAGCTCGAGGGCAACAACCCCGCCGGCTCGGTGAAGGATCGCCCCGCACTGTCGATGATCGCCCGGGCCGAAGCGCGCGGCGACATCAAGCCCGGCGATACCCTGATCGAGGCCACCTCCGGCAACACCGGCATCGCATTGGCCATGGCCGCGGCGATCAAGGGCTACAAGTTCGTGTTGATCATGCCGGACAACTCCAGCGCCGAGCGCAAGGCCGCGATGACCGCCTACGGCGCCGAGCTGATTCTGGTGAGCAAGGAAGAGGGCATGGAGGGGGCTCGCGACCTGGCGGTGAAAATGGCGGCGGAAGGGCGCGGCAAGGTGCTCGACCAGTTCGCCAACGGCGACAATCCCGAGGCGCATTACAGCAGCACCGGCCCTGAGCTCTGGCAGCAGACCGCGGGCAGCATCACCCATTTTGTCAGCTCCATGGGCACCACCGGCACCATCATGGGTGTGTCGCGCTACCTCAAGGAGCAGAACCCGGACATCCAGATCATCGGCCTGCAGCCCATGGAGGGCGCCTCGATTCCCGGCATCCGCCGCTGGCCGCAGGAATATCTGCCGAAGATCTACCAGTCCGAGCGCGTCGACCGCATCGTCGACATGTCGCAGGACGAGGCCGAGCGCGTGATGCGCCGCCTGGCCCGCGAGGAAGGCATTTTCTGCGGCGTGTCCTCCGGCGGTGCGGTGGCCGCTGCGCTGCGGCTGTCGCAGGAAGTCGAAAACGCCGTCATCGTTGCGATCATCTGCGACCGTGGCGATCGCTATCTGTCGACGGGCGTGTATGACGAACCCAACTGA
- the mazG gene encoding nucleoside triphosphate pyrophosphohydrolase has product MYQLNDLLHLMARLRDPQHGCPWDLQQDYASIVPHTLEEAYEVADAIESGDFDHLPGELGDLLFQVVYYSQLAKEEGRFEFDAVVDGITRKLLRRHPHVFPDGDLYGSPELPRLDEAQIKQRWEEIKAEERAEKAAAPEQLSLLDDVPSALPALSRAAKLQKRTAQVGFDWPDALPVVDKVREELDEVLEAMSENDPEAIAEEIGDLLFVVVNLARHLKVDPENALRAANGKFERRFRFIEQALRDSGRAIENCDLETLDALWGEAKKSERSTSCG; this is encoded by the coding sequence ATGTATCAACTCAACGACTTGCTGCACCTGATGGCCCGGCTGCGTGATCCGCAGCATGGCTGCCCGTGGGACTTGCAACAGGACTACGCCAGCATTGTGCCGCATACCCTCGAGGAAGCCTACGAAGTGGCAGATGCCATCGAGAGCGGTGACTTCGATCACCTGCCCGGCGAGTTGGGCGATCTGCTGTTTCAGGTCGTCTACTACAGCCAGCTGGCGAAGGAGGAGGGGCGTTTCGAGTTCGACGCGGTGGTCGACGGGATTACCCGCAAGCTGTTGCGTCGGCATCCGCATGTCTTTCCGGATGGCGACCTCTATGGCTCGCCCGAGCTGCCCCGGCTCGACGAGGCGCAGATCAAGCAGCGCTGGGAGGAGATCAAGGCTGAAGAGCGCGCCGAAAAAGCCGCCGCGCCGGAGCAGTTGTCGCTGCTCGACGATGTACCCAGCGCGCTGCCCGCCTTGAGCCGCGCCGCCAAGCTGCAGAAGCGCACGGCCCAGGTCGGCTTCGACTGGCCGGATGCACTGCCGGTGGTGGACAAGGTGCGCGAGGAGCTGGACGAAGTGCTCGAGGCCATGAGCGAGAACGATCCCGAGGCGATCGCCGAGGAGATTGGCGACCTGCTGTTCGTCGTGGTGAATCTGGCGCGGCACCTGAAGGTCGATCCGGAAAACGCCCTGCGCGCGGCCAACGGCAAGTTCGAACGTCGCTTCCGTTTCATCGAGCAAGCCTTGCGAGACAGCGGACGGGCCATCGAAAATTGCGACCTTGAAACACTCGACGCGCTGTGGGGCGAGGCCAAGAAAAGCGAGCGTTCAACGTCCTGCGGCTAG
- a CDS encoding response regulator has protein sequence MLKDLGIKSRLLVLILLPSTVLAVALGIYFTWMQLSEMRHQLDERGKLIAEQLAPLAAPAMAQGYGKRLQRILNQVLDQPDVRAVSVLDTERNQQAHAGPNMITPSPPSDPEALTQVSSVDTTRILLPVLGKHLNLAVDNPNDELRQIGWLELELSHQGTLLRGYRSLFTSLLLIGAGLIITALLALRMSTAISKPLHKVKVAVAQLKDGYLETRLPPLGSHEMDEVAAGINRMAEALLSAREELQQSIDQATEDVQQNLETIEIQNIELDLARKEALEASRIKSEFLANMSHEIRTPLNGILGFTHLLQKSDLTPRQQDYLSTIEKSADSLLGIINEILDFSKIEAGKLVLDSIPFNLRDLIEDTLTILGPAAHAKHLELVSLIYRDTPLSLIGDPLRIKQVLTNLVSNAIKFTNEGTVVVRAMVEDERADRAQLRISVQDTGIGLTDQDLRALFQAFSQADNSLSRQPGGTGLGLVISKRLIEQMGGEIGVDSIPEEGSEFWISLSLPKARDDIEDLPRAALLGRRVGLLEQHPLARQALQHQLESCGLEVLPFDSLDLLQGAVAGAQASEGPIEIAVLGVSQREIAPQQLCQRLWDFEALGCKCIVLCPTSEQSQYHEALPESHTHAQLQSKPACTRKLQRVLLDLLRPPQALGESLALPETRPPRVLCVDDNPANLLLLETLLTDMGGDVDAVSSGAEALEAVKHKSFDLVFMDVQMPGMDGRQTTEAIRQWEIENGQPPMPVIALTAHALSNEKRSLLQSGLDDYLTKPISERQLAQVILKWTGLPLARSFLAAPAEVLLPENDLKVLDAEEGLRLAAGKADLAADMLSMLLASLEDDRQIIREARLANDRQAMIDRVHRLHGATRYCGVPQLRAACERSETLLKQNHPSAAQAMDELDSAIERLEVEARVV, from the coding sequence GTGCTCAAAGACCTGGGAATCAAGAGTCGCTTGCTGGTGCTGATACTGCTGCCCAGCACGGTGCTGGCCGTGGCGCTGGGTATCTACTTCACGTGGATGCAGTTGTCGGAGATGCGCCATCAGCTCGACGAGCGCGGCAAGCTCATCGCCGAACAGCTGGCCCCCCTGGCGGCGCCGGCCATGGCGCAGGGCTACGGCAAGCGCCTGCAGCGAATCCTCAACCAGGTGCTGGACCAGCCGGATGTGCGCGCGGTCTCGGTGCTCGACACCGAGCGCAATCAGCAGGCCCATGCCGGGCCGAACATGATCACCCCTTCGCCGCCCAGCGATCCCGAGGCGCTTACCCAGGTCAGCAGCGTCGACACCACGCGCATCCTCCTGCCGGTGCTGGGCAAGCACCTGAACCTGGCGGTGGACAACCCGAACGACGAGCTCCGCCAGATCGGCTGGCTGGAGCTGGAGTTGTCGCACCAGGGCACCTTGCTGCGTGGTTACCGCAGCCTGTTCACCAGCCTGCTGCTGATCGGGGCGGGCCTCATCATCACCGCGCTGCTGGCGCTGCGTATGAGTACGGCGATCAGCAAGCCGTTGCACAAGGTCAAGGTGGCGGTGGCGCAGCTCAAGGACGGCTACCTCGAAACACGTTTGCCCCCGCTCGGCAGCCATGAAATGGACGAAGTCGCGGCGGGCATCAACCGCATGGCCGAGGCGCTGCTCAGTGCCCGCGAGGAGTTGCAGCAGAGCATCGACCAGGCCACCGAGGACGTGCAGCAGAACCTCGAAACCATCGAAATCCAGAACATCGAGCTGGACCTGGCGCGTAAGGAAGCCCTGGAGGCCAGCCGCATCAAGTCCGAGTTCCTGGCCAACATGAGCCACGAAATCCGCACGCCGCTCAACGGCATCCTCGGCTTCACCCATCTGCTGCAGAAGAGCGATCTGACACCGCGTCAGCAGGATTACCTGTCGACCATCGAGAAGTCTGCCGACAGCCTGCTCGGGATCATCAACGAGATCCTCGACTTCTCCAAGATCGAGGCCGGCAAGCTGGTACTCGACAGCATCCCGTTCAACCTGCGCGATCTGATCGAGGACACCCTGACCATCCTCGGCCCAGCGGCGCATGCCAAGCACCTGGAACTGGTCAGCCTGATCTATCGCGACACGCCGCTGTCGCTGATCGGCGATCCGCTGCGCATCAAGCAGGTGCTGACCAACCTGGTGAGCAATGCCATCAAGTTCACCAACGAAGGCACCGTCGTCGTCCGGGCCATGGTCGAGGACGAGCGCGCCGACCGCGCGCAGCTGCGCATCAGCGTGCAAGACACCGGCATCGGCCTGACGGATCAGGACCTGCGCGCCTTGTTCCAGGCCTTCAGCCAGGCGGATAACTCGCTGTCACGCCAACCGGGCGGGACCGGGCTCGGGCTGGTGATCTCCAAGCGTTTGATCGAGCAGATGGGCGGCGAAATCGGCGTCGACAGCATTCCGGAGGAAGGCTCCGAGTTCTGGATCAGCCTGAGCCTGCCCAAAGCCCGTGACGACATCGAGGATCTGCCTCGCGCGGCCCTGCTGGGGCGTCGGGTCGGCTTGCTCGAGCAGCACCCGTTGGCGCGCCAAGCCTTGCAGCATCAGCTGGAAAGCTGCGGGCTGGAGGTGTTGCCGTTCGATTCGCTGGACCTGCTGCAAGGCGCTGTCGCCGGCGCGCAGGCGAGCGAGGGGCCCATCGAGATCGCGGTGCTCGGCGTGAGCCAGCGTGAAATCGCGCCACAGCAGTTGTGCCAGCGGCTGTGGGACTTCGAGGCGCTGGGCTGCAAGTGCATCGTGCTTTGCCCGACCAGTGAGCAGTCGCAATACCACGAAGCGCTGCCGGAATCCCATACCCATGCCCAGCTGCAAAGCAAGCCGGCTTGCACCCGCAAGTTGCAGCGCGTGCTGCTGGACCTGCTGCGACCGCCGCAGGCGCTGGGCGAGAGCCTTGCGCTACCCGAAACGCGGCCGCCGCGGGTGCTGTGTGTCGATGACAATCCGGCAAACCTGCTCCTGCTCGAAACCCTGCTCACCGACATGGGCGGTGACGTCGACGCGGTGAGCAGCGGCGCCGAGGCCCTGGAGGCGGTCAAGCATAAGTCCTTCGACCTGGTGTTCATGGATGTGCAGATGCCGGGCATGGACGGGCGCCAGACCACCGAGGCGATCCGCCAATGGGAAATCGAGAATGGCCAGCCGCCGATGCCGGTGATCGCGCTCACCGCCCATGCGCTGTCCAACGAAAAGCGTTCGCTGCTGCAGAGCGGGCTCGACGATTACCTGACCAAGCCGATCAGCGAGCGGCAACTGGCCCAGGTCATCTTGAAATGGACCGGGCTGCCACTGGCGCGAAGTTTCCTCGCCGCACCGGCCGAAGTGCTGTTGCCGGAGAACGACCTCAAGGTGCTGGACGCCGAAGAGGGGCTGCGTCTGGCCGCGGGCAAGGCCGATCTGGCGGCGGACATGCTGAGTATGCTGCTGGCGTCGCTGGAAGATGACCGGCAGATCATTCGCGAGGCGCGCCTGGCCAATGACCGTCAGGCGATGATCGATCGCGTGCACCGTTTGCATGGCGCCACGCGTTACTGCGGTGTTCCCCAGCTGCGGGCGGCCTGCGAGCGTAGCGAAACATTGCTCAAACAGAACCACCCGAGCGCCGCCCAGGCGATGGACGAGCTCGATAGCGCTATCGAACGTCTGGAAGTCGAGGCCCGCGTCGTCTAG
- a CDS encoding DUF2058 domain-containing protein has translation MSLSLRDQLLKAGLVNEKQAKQAGKQQQKQQRLVKKGQIEKDDSQREAALKAQAEKLARDQELNRQQQEKAAQKARTAQIKQLIETSRLPKLTTEDYYNFVDDKKVKRLSVNKLMRDKLSSGSLAIVRHGGGYEVIPREAALKIQERDPRRIVQLNTQTEAPDADDPYAAYQIPDDLMW, from the coding sequence ATGAGTCTTTCCCTTCGCGATCAGCTGCTCAAAGCCGGGCTGGTCAATGAGAAGCAGGCCAAGCAGGCCGGCAAGCAGCAGCAGAAACAGCAGCGTCTGGTCAAGAAAGGCCAGATCGAAAAGGACGACTCTCAGCGCGAAGCGGCGCTCAAGGCCCAGGCCGAGAAGCTGGCACGTGACCAGGAGCTGAACCGGCAGCAGCAGGAGAAGGCCGCGCAGAAGGCCCGCACCGCACAGATCAAGCAACTGATCGAAACCAGCCGCCTGCCCAAGCTGACCACCGAGGACTACTACAACTTCGTCGACGACAAGAAGGTCAAGCGTCTGTCGGTGAACAAACTGATGCGCGACAAGCTGTCCAGCGGCTCGCTGGCCATCGTCCGCCACGGTGGCGGTTACGAGGTCATCCCGCGCGAGGCAGCGCTGAAGATCCAGGAACGGGACCCGCGCCGCATCGTTCAGCTCAATACCCAGACCGAAGCCCCGGATGCCGACGATCCGTACGCCGCCTACCAGATTCCTGACGATCTGATGTGGTAA
- the ggt gene encoding gamma-glutamyltransferase, with translation MPLGPLALVFTFLLTGLTACSTPDTASHIPPAPEASSGYTAKPGWATEHFAVAAANPLATEAGYRILKAGGSALDAAVAVQMVLSLVEPQSSGLGGGAFLLYWDGEHVTALDGRETAPAAVDENLFMKADGTPMDFQQAVVGGRSVGVPGTVKMLEQAHRQFGKLPWRDLLQPAIQLAEEGFEISPRLHGLLASDPALRDNPPAAAFYYQPDGSPWPVGHRLRNPALAQLLRNIADGGSDAFYRGANAQALVRQVNEQDNAGTMTLSDLEVYQPRQRDALCNLWQQRYQVCGFPPPSSGHLTQMQILGILERLSPLPALDQGVPSAEFLHRYTEASRLAYADRAKYIADPDFVPVPGRTWNSMLAPKYLKQRAELIGPRSMGTAEAGEPGEMPVAFAPQREQPEYGTSHISIVDAQGNALAMTTTIEQAFGSRLLNDGGTGLPGGYLLNNELTDFAFEPRDAQGMPVANRVEPNKRPRSSMSPTLVFNAAGDQLMASVGSPGGAAIIHFTAKTLLGMYGWGLDAQRAIDLPNFGSFNGPTVLEAGRFPEATVESLEARGHQVNEVEMTSGLQAIQRTSSGWFGGADPRREGVVMGE, from the coding sequence ATGCCGCTCGGCCCGCTCGCACTGGTCTTCACCTTTCTGCTCACCGGCTTGACCGCCTGCTCCACACCCGACACCGCCAGCCATATTCCGCCCGCGCCCGAAGCCTCCAGTGGCTACACCGCCAAACCCGGTTGGGCGACCGAGCACTTCGCCGTGGCGGCGGCCAATCCGCTGGCCACCGAAGCGGGCTACCGGATTCTCAAGGCCGGGGGCAGTGCGCTGGACGCGGCTGTCGCCGTGCAGATGGTCCTGAGTCTGGTCGAGCCGCAGTCCAGCGGGCTGGGTGGCGGCGCCTTCCTGCTGTACTGGGATGGTGAGCACGTGACGGCACTCGACGGTCGCGAAACCGCCCCGGCCGCCGTGGACGAGAACCTGTTCATGAAGGCCGACGGCACGCCGATGGACTTTCAGCAGGCCGTTGTCGGCGGGCGCTCGGTAGGCGTGCCGGGCACCGTCAAGATGCTCGAACAGGCGCACCGGCAGTTCGGCAAACTGCCATGGCGGGACCTGCTGCAGCCGGCTATTCAACTGGCCGAAGAGGGTTTCGAAATCAGCCCGCGGCTGCATGGCCTGCTGGCGAGCGATCCGGCCCTGCGTGACAACCCGCCCGCCGCGGCCTTCTATTACCAGCCCGACGGATCGCCGTGGCCGGTGGGCCATCGCCTGCGCAACCCCGCCCTGGCCCAGTTGCTGCGCAACATTGCCGACGGCGGCAGTGACGCCTTTTACCGCGGCGCCAACGCCCAGGCACTGGTGCGCCAGGTCAACGAACAGGACAACGCGGGCACCATGACCCTGAGCGATCTCGAGGTCTATCAGCCGCGCCAGCGCGATGCGCTGTGCAACCTGTGGCAGCAGCGCTATCAGGTCTGCGGATTTCCGCCACCCTCCTCCGGGCACCTCACGCAGATGCAGATCCTCGGGATACTCGAACGCTTGTCGCCGCTGCCCGCGCTGGACCAGGGCGTGCCCTCGGCGGAGTTCCTGCATCGCTATACCGAGGCCTCGCGTCTGGCCTACGCGGACCGCGCCAAGTACATCGCCGATCCCGATTTCGTCCCGGTACCGGGGCGCACCTGGAACAGCATGCTGGCGCCCAAGTACCTCAAGCAGCGCGCCGAGCTGATCGGCCCGCGCAGCATGGGTACGGCCGAAGCGGGCGAGCCAGGCGAGATGCCAGTCGCCTTCGCCCCGCAGCGCGAACAGCCGGAATACGGCACCAGCCATATCAGCATCGTCGACGCGCAAGGCAACGCCCTGGCGATGACCACCACCATCGAACAGGCCTTCGGCTCGCGCCTGCTCAATGACGGTGGCACCGGCTTGCCTGGCGGCTATCTGCTGAACAACGAGCTCACCGACTTCGCCTTCGAACCGCGCGACGCCCAGGGCATGCCGGTGGCCAACCGGGTCGAGCCGAACAAGCGGCCCCGTTCCAGCATGAGCCCGACCCTGGTCTTCAATGCGGCGGGCGATCAGTTGATGGCCAGCGTCGGCTCGCCCGGCGGCGCGGCGATCATTCATTTCACCGCCAAGACCCTGCTGGGCATGTATGGCTGGGGCCTGGATGCACAGCGCGCCATCGATCTGCCGAATTTCGGCAGCTTCAACGGACCGACGGTGCTTGAAGCCGGCCGCTTCCCTGAAGCCACTGTGGAGTCGCTTGAGGCGCGCGGGCATCAGGTCAACGAAGTCGAGATGACCAGTGGATTGCAGGCGATACAGCGCACCAGCAGCGGTTGGTTCGGCGGCGCCGACCCAAGACGCGAAGGCGTGGTGATGGGCGAATAG
- the rlmD gene encoding 23S rRNA (uracil(1939)-C(5))-methyltransferase RlmD codes for MAKRSGGLRFQPSGGEKKPQIPTGKKQRLEVERLANDGRGIGFVEGRTWFVEGALPGETVEARVLGARSQVVEARSERVLTASPQRRVEPCPHARVCGGCNLQHLPAVDQLALKQRSLSEQLSRLANVEPASWAAPLSGPEFGYRRRARLAVRWDHKARRLDVGFRASASQDIVAIRECPVLVQPLQALLPALLDVLHALDKPQAIGHLELFSGTAEALLVRHTAALAATDLQRLAAFAQEQGVQLWLQGEGAPQPLEPAYSLGYRLPAWDLELAWRPGDFVQVNAPVNEAMVAQALAWLAPQAGERVLDLFCGLGNFSLPLARLGAQVVAVEGSEQMVERARTNAAHNGLVGAHFYQADLSKPLVEAQWAQGGFAAVLLDPPRDGALEIVRQMTTLGARRVVYVSCNPATLARDAAELVRQGYRLERAGVLDMFPQTAHVEAMALFERPA; via the coding sequence ATGGCCAAACGCAGCGGTGGCTTGCGCTTCCAGCCCAGTGGTGGCGAGAAGAAGCCACAGATCCCGACCGGCAAGAAACAGCGGCTGGAGGTCGAGCGCCTGGCCAATGATGGACGTGGCATCGGCTTCGTCGAGGGGCGCACCTGGTTCGTCGAGGGCGCTTTGCCGGGCGAAACGGTCGAGGCGCGGGTGCTGGGCGCACGCAGCCAGGTCGTCGAAGCGCGTAGCGAGCGGGTGTTGACCGCCAGCCCGCAGCGCCGCGTCGAGCCCTGTCCGCATGCGCGGGTGTGCGGGGGCTGCAATCTGCAGCATCTGCCCGCGGTCGATCAGCTCGCCCTGAAACAGCGCAGCCTGTCCGAGCAGCTGTCGCGCCTGGCCAACGTCGAGCCGGCGAGTTGGGCGGCTCCGCTCAGCGGTCCCGAGTTCGGCTATCGTCGGCGCGCCCGGCTGGCGGTGCGTTGGGACCACAAGGCTCGCCGTCTGGACGTCGGTTTCCGGGCCAGTGCCAGCCAGGACATCGTCGCCATTCGTGAGTGCCCTGTGCTGGTACAGCCCTTGCAAGCGCTGTTGCCGGCATTGCTGGACGTGCTGCATGCCCTGGACAAGCCCCAGGCGATCGGTCACCTGGAACTGTTCAGCGGCACCGCCGAAGCGCTGCTGGTGCGCCACACGGCGGCATTGGCTGCAACGGATCTGCAGCGCCTCGCAGCCTTCGCCCAGGAGCAGGGCGTGCAGCTGTGGCTGCAGGGCGAGGGTGCACCGCAGCCGCTGGAGCCCGCTTATTCGCTGGGCTACCGGTTGCCGGCATGGGATCTGGAGTTGGCCTGGCGCCCCGGCGACTTCGTTCAGGTCAACGCGCCGGTAAACGAGGCAATGGTGGCCCAGGCGCTGGCGTGGCTGGCACCGCAGGCGGGCGAGCGAGTGCTGGACCTGTTTTGCGGGTTGGGGAATTTCAGCTTGCCCCTGGCGCGTCTTGGTGCACAGGTGGTGGCGGTGGAGGGCAGCGAGCAGATGGTCGAGCGTGCCCGCACCAATGCGGCGCATAACGGTCTGGTAGGGGCGCACTTTTATCAGGCGGACCTGTCGAAGCCGCTGGTCGAGGCGCAGTGGGCCCAGGGTGGCTTCGCCGCGGTTCTGCTCGATCCGCCGCGGGATGGGGCGCTGGAAATAGTGCGGCAGATGACGACTTTAGGCGCAAGGCGCGTGGTCTATGTTTCATGCAACCCTGCGACGCTGGCACGTGATGCGGCCGAGCTTGTCCGTCAGGGGTATCGACTCGAGCGGGCCGGCGTGCTGGATATGTTTCCGCAGACCGCACACGTCGAGGCGATGGCGCTGTTCGAGCGGCCGGCGTAG